One Coffea arabica cultivar ET-39 chromosome 5e, Coffea Arabica ET-39 HiFi, whole genome shotgun sequence DNA segment encodes these proteins:
- the LOC113688596 gene encoding uncharacterized protein isoform X5 yields the protein MASSSDDECMTPEHLLDHPEMKGMIPEHPGIELEFLSHVRSQEICSQERSSSDKESLALESIGSSDKEGSGGSSQEGGSSNQEGSGSSSQEGEGSDSKLENVRKKRELEKLPEIAEEAVEEEEEYRKAKVWKEWWDRRKKEAKEFDLEDWKERNGDLSHKSREQIRGELQEYCKSVPSFPSNLGAIGGLDDVVKSFFVHDVDPKLWEKYVAECRESEGFDVVTYPGPSPYLLVRPITSYVDYPELHQELIEFATRALEEKQPGYQFLHIERVTGYACSGYMYNITFRAQSADDPDGKSFQAKVYAGINKVEVIFCRPKVKT from the exons ATGGCTTCCAGCAGCGACGATGAATGCATGACCCCTGAGCATCTACTCGACCATCCTGAAATGAAAGGCATGATCCCTGAGCATCCTGGAATCGAGTTGGAGTTTCTCTCGCATGTCAGAAGCCAAGAGATCTGCTCCCAAGAGAGGAGCAGCAGCGACAAAGAGAGCCTCGCCTTGGAGAGCATCGGCAGCTCCGACAAGGAGGGCAGCGGCGGCAGCAGTCAAGAGGGCGGCAGCAGCAACCAAGAGGGAAGCGGCAGCAGCAGCCAAGAGGGCGAGGGCAGCGACAGCAAGTTGGAGAATGTCCGGAAGAAGCGAGAGTTAGAGAAGCTGCCTGAAATTGCTGAGGAGGCAgtggaggaggaagaggagtaTCGGAAGGCAAAAGTGTGGAAGGAATGGTGGGATCGTAGAAAGAAGGAAGCGAAGGAGTTTGACTTGGAGGACTGGAAGGAGAGGAATGGGGACCTCAGCCATAAATCAAGGGAGCAAATTCGGGGGGAACTTCAGGAGTATTGCAAGTCAGTGCCCTCTTTTCCATCTAACCTTGGTGCAATTGGTGGACTTGACGATGTTGTCAAGTCTTTCTTCGTCCACGATGTAGATCCCAAGTTATGGGAAAAATACGTGGCAGAGTGTCGAGAAAGTGAG GGATTTGATGTGGTTACATATCCAGGTCCTTCTCCGTACCTTCTCGTTAGGCCAATCACCTCTTATGTGGATTACCCTGAACTGCATCAAGAGCTCATCGAGTTTGCTACTAGGGCCCTGGAGGAG AAGCAACCAGGATACCAGTTTTTGCATATTGAGCGGGTAACTGGATATGCGTGTTCTGGTTACATGTACAATATAACTTTTCGAGCTCAGAGTGCTGATGATCCTGATGGAAAAAGCTTCCAAGCCAAGGTTTACGCTGGAATAAATAAGGTGGAGGTTATTTTCTGCCGTCCAAAAGTTAAAACTTAG
- the LOC113688596 gene encoding uncharacterized protein isoform X1: MVPGFQPQMTKSILCLESGKSSQVVWCLLFPCILLWSENRKGFAVKFLFIPGFLAMASSSDDECMTPEHLLDHPEMKGMIPEHPGIELEFLSHVRSQEICSQERSSSDKESLALESIGSSDKEGSGGSSQEGGSSNQEGSGSSSQEGEGSDSKLENVRKKRELEKLPEIAEEAVEEEEEYRKAKVWKEWWDRRKKEAKEFDLEDWKERNGDLSHKSREQIRGELQEYCKSVPSFPSNLGAIGGLDDVVKSFFVHDVDPKLWEKYVAECRESEGFDVVTYPGPSPYLLVRPITSYVDYPELHQELIEFATRALEEKQPGYQFLHIERVTGYACSGYMYNITFRAQSADDPDGKSFQAKVYAGINKVEVIFCRPKVKT, from the exons ATG GTCCCAGGCTTTCAGCCACAAATGACGAAAAGCATT CTTTGTTTGGAAAGTGGAAAATCCTCGCAAGTGGTTTGGTGCCTTTTGTTCCCTTGCATCCTG ctttggtcCGAAAATAGAAAAGGTTTTGCAGTAAAATTTCTGTTCATTCCAG GTTTCCTTGCCATGGCTTCCAGCAGCGACGATGAATGCATGACCCCTGAGCATCTACTCGACCATCCTGAAATGAAAGGCATGATCCCTGAGCATCCTGGAATCGAGTTGGAGTTTCTCTCGCATGTCAGAAGCCAAGAGATCTGCTCCCAAGAGAGGAGCAGCAGCGACAAAGAGAGCCTCGCCTTGGAGAGCATCGGCAGCTCCGACAAGGAGGGCAGCGGCGGCAGCAGTCAAGAGGGCGGCAGCAGCAACCAAGAGGGAAGCGGCAGCAGCAGCCAAGAGGGCGAGGGCAGCGACAGCAAGTTGGAGAATGTCCGGAAGAAGCGAGAGTTAGAGAAGCTGCCTGAAATTGCTGAGGAGGCAgtggaggaggaagaggagtaTCGGAAGGCAAAAGTGTGGAAGGAATGGTGGGATCGTAGAAAGAAGGAAGCGAAGGAGTTTGACTTGGAGGACTGGAAGGAGAGGAATGGGGACCTCAGCCATAAATCAAGGGAGCAAATTCGGGGGGAACTTCAGGAGTATTGCAAGTCAGTGCCCTCTTTTCCATCTAACCTTGGTGCAATTGGTGGACTTGACGATGTTGTCAAGTCTTTCTTCGTCCACGATGTAGATCCCAAGTTATGGGAAAAATACGTGGCAGAGTGTCGAGAAAGTGAG GGATTTGATGTGGTTACATATCCAGGTCCTTCTCCGTACCTTCTCGTTAGGCCAATCACCTCTTATGTGGATTACCCTGAACTGCATCAAGAGCTCATCGAGTTTGCTACTAGGGCCCTGGAGGAG AAGCAACCAGGATACCAGTTTTTGCATATTGAGCGGGTAACTGGATATGCGTGTTCTGGTTACATGTACAATATAACTTTTCGAGCTCAGAGTGCTGATGATCCTGATGGAAAAAGCTTCCAAGCCAAGGTTTACGCTGGAATAAATAAGGTGGAGGTTATTTTCTGCCGTCCAAAAGTTAAAACTTAG
- the LOC113688596 gene encoding uncharacterized protein isoform X3 → MLCLESGKSSQVVWCLLFPCILLWSENRKGFAVKFLFIPGFLAMASSSDDECMTPEHLLDHPEMKGMIPEHPGIELEFLSHVRSQEICSQERSSSDKESLALESIGSSDKEGSGGSSQEGGSSNQEGSGSSSQEGEGSDSKLENVRKKRELEKLPEIAEEAVEEEEEYRKAKVWKEWWDRRKKEAKEFDLEDWKERNGDLSHKSREQIRGELQEYCKSVPSFPSNLGAIGGLDDVVKSFFVHDVDPKLWEKYVAECRESEGFDVVTYPGPSPYLLVRPITSYVDYPELHQELIEFATRALEEKQPGYQFLHIERVTGYACSGYMYNITFRAQSADDPDGKSFQAKVYAGINKVEVIFCRPKVKT, encoded by the exons ATG CTTTGTTTGGAAAGTGGAAAATCCTCGCAAGTGGTTTGGTGCCTTTTGTTCCCTTGCATCCTG ctttggtcCGAAAATAGAAAAGGTTTTGCAGTAAAATTTCTGTTCATTCCAG GTTTCCTTGCCATGGCTTCCAGCAGCGACGATGAATGCATGACCCCTGAGCATCTACTCGACCATCCTGAAATGAAAGGCATGATCCCTGAGCATCCTGGAATCGAGTTGGAGTTTCTCTCGCATGTCAGAAGCCAAGAGATCTGCTCCCAAGAGAGGAGCAGCAGCGACAAAGAGAGCCTCGCCTTGGAGAGCATCGGCAGCTCCGACAAGGAGGGCAGCGGCGGCAGCAGTCAAGAGGGCGGCAGCAGCAACCAAGAGGGAAGCGGCAGCAGCAGCCAAGAGGGCGAGGGCAGCGACAGCAAGTTGGAGAATGTCCGGAAGAAGCGAGAGTTAGAGAAGCTGCCTGAAATTGCTGAGGAGGCAgtggaggaggaagaggagtaTCGGAAGGCAAAAGTGTGGAAGGAATGGTGGGATCGTAGAAAGAAGGAAGCGAAGGAGTTTGACTTGGAGGACTGGAAGGAGAGGAATGGGGACCTCAGCCATAAATCAAGGGAGCAAATTCGGGGGGAACTTCAGGAGTATTGCAAGTCAGTGCCCTCTTTTCCATCTAACCTTGGTGCAATTGGTGGACTTGACGATGTTGTCAAGTCTTTCTTCGTCCACGATGTAGATCCCAAGTTATGGGAAAAATACGTGGCAGAGTGTCGAGAAAGTGAG GGATTTGATGTGGTTACATATCCAGGTCCTTCTCCGTACCTTCTCGTTAGGCCAATCACCTCTTATGTGGATTACCCTGAACTGCATCAAGAGCTCATCGAGTTTGCTACTAGGGCCCTGGAGGAG AAGCAACCAGGATACCAGTTTTTGCATATTGAGCGGGTAACTGGATATGCGTGTTCTGGTTACATGTACAATATAACTTTTCGAGCTCAGAGTGCTGATGATCCTGATGGAAAAAGCTTCCAAGCCAAGGTTTACGCTGGAATAAATAAGGTGGAGGTTATTTTCTGCCGTCCAAAAGTTAAAACTTAG
- the LOC113688596 gene encoding uncharacterized protein isoform X2 has protein sequence MTKSILCLESGKSSQVVWCLLFPCILLWSENRKGFAVKFLFIPGFLAMASSSDDECMTPEHLLDHPEMKGMIPEHPGIELEFLSHVRSQEICSQERSSSDKESLALESIGSSDKEGSGGSSQEGGSSNQEGSGSSSQEGEGSDSKLENVRKKRELEKLPEIAEEAVEEEEEYRKAKVWKEWWDRRKKEAKEFDLEDWKERNGDLSHKSREQIRGELQEYCKSVPSFPSNLGAIGGLDDVVKSFFVHDVDPKLWEKYVAECRESEGFDVVTYPGPSPYLLVRPITSYVDYPELHQELIEFATRALEEKQPGYQFLHIERVTGYACSGYMYNITFRAQSADDPDGKSFQAKVYAGINKVEVIFCRPKVKT, from the exons ATGACGAAAAGCATT CTTTGTTTGGAAAGTGGAAAATCCTCGCAAGTGGTTTGGTGCCTTTTGTTCCCTTGCATCCTG ctttggtcCGAAAATAGAAAAGGTTTTGCAGTAAAATTTCTGTTCATTCCAG GTTTCCTTGCCATGGCTTCCAGCAGCGACGATGAATGCATGACCCCTGAGCATCTACTCGACCATCCTGAAATGAAAGGCATGATCCCTGAGCATCCTGGAATCGAGTTGGAGTTTCTCTCGCATGTCAGAAGCCAAGAGATCTGCTCCCAAGAGAGGAGCAGCAGCGACAAAGAGAGCCTCGCCTTGGAGAGCATCGGCAGCTCCGACAAGGAGGGCAGCGGCGGCAGCAGTCAAGAGGGCGGCAGCAGCAACCAAGAGGGAAGCGGCAGCAGCAGCCAAGAGGGCGAGGGCAGCGACAGCAAGTTGGAGAATGTCCGGAAGAAGCGAGAGTTAGAGAAGCTGCCTGAAATTGCTGAGGAGGCAgtggaggaggaagaggagtaTCGGAAGGCAAAAGTGTGGAAGGAATGGTGGGATCGTAGAAAGAAGGAAGCGAAGGAGTTTGACTTGGAGGACTGGAAGGAGAGGAATGGGGACCTCAGCCATAAATCAAGGGAGCAAATTCGGGGGGAACTTCAGGAGTATTGCAAGTCAGTGCCCTCTTTTCCATCTAACCTTGGTGCAATTGGTGGACTTGACGATGTTGTCAAGTCTTTCTTCGTCCACGATGTAGATCCCAAGTTATGGGAAAAATACGTGGCAGAGTGTCGAGAAAGTGAG GGATTTGATGTGGTTACATATCCAGGTCCTTCTCCGTACCTTCTCGTTAGGCCAATCACCTCTTATGTGGATTACCCTGAACTGCATCAAGAGCTCATCGAGTTTGCTACTAGGGCCCTGGAGGAG AAGCAACCAGGATACCAGTTTTTGCATATTGAGCGGGTAACTGGATATGCGTGTTCTGGTTACATGTACAATATAACTTTTCGAGCTCAGAGTGCTGATGATCCTGATGGAAAAAGCTTCCAAGCCAAGGTTTACGCTGGAATAAATAAGGTGGAGGTTATTTTCTGCCGTCCAAAAGTTAAAACTTAG
- the LOC113688596 gene encoding uncharacterized protein isoform X4, with translation MFCAYLGPRLSATNDEKHCFLAMASSSDDECMTPEHLLDHPEMKGMIPEHPGIELEFLSHVRSQEICSQERSSSDKESLALESIGSSDKEGSGGSSQEGGSSNQEGSGSSSQEGEGSDSKLENVRKKRELEKLPEIAEEAVEEEEEYRKAKVWKEWWDRRKKEAKEFDLEDWKERNGDLSHKSREQIRGELQEYCKSVPSFPSNLGAIGGLDDVVKSFFVHDVDPKLWEKYVAECRESEGFDVVTYPGPSPYLLVRPITSYVDYPELHQELIEFATRALEEKQPGYQFLHIERVTGYACSGYMYNITFRAQSADDPDGKSFQAKVYAGINKVEVIFCRPKVKT, from the exons ATG TTCTGTGCGTACTTAGGTCCCAGGCTTTCAGCCACAAATGACGAAAAGCATT GTTTCCTTGCCATGGCTTCCAGCAGCGACGATGAATGCATGACCCCTGAGCATCTACTCGACCATCCTGAAATGAAAGGCATGATCCCTGAGCATCCTGGAATCGAGTTGGAGTTTCTCTCGCATGTCAGAAGCCAAGAGATCTGCTCCCAAGAGAGGAGCAGCAGCGACAAAGAGAGCCTCGCCTTGGAGAGCATCGGCAGCTCCGACAAGGAGGGCAGCGGCGGCAGCAGTCAAGAGGGCGGCAGCAGCAACCAAGAGGGAAGCGGCAGCAGCAGCCAAGAGGGCGAGGGCAGCGACAGCAAGTTGGAGAATGTCCGGAAGAAGCGAGAGTTAGAGAAGCTGCCTGAAATTGCTGAGGAGGCAgtggaggaggaagaggagtaTCGGAAGGCAAAAGTGTGGAAGGAATGGTGGGATCGTAGAAAGAAGGAAGCGAAGGAGTTTGACTTGGAGGACTGGAAGGAGAGGAATGGGGACCTCAGCCATAAATCAAGGGAGCAAATTCGGGGGGAACTTCAGGAGTATTGCAAGTCAGTGCCCTCTTTTCCATCTAACCTTGGTGCAATTGGTGGACTTGACGATGTTGTCAAGTCTTTCTTCGTCCACGATGTAGATCCCAAGTTATGGGAAAAATACGTGGCAGAGTGTCGAGAAAGTGAG GGATTTGATGTGGTTACATATCCAGGTCCTTCTCCGTACCTTCTCGTTAGGCCAATCACCTCTTATGTGGATTACCCTGAACTGCATCAAGAGCTCATCGAGTTTGCTACTAGGGCCCTGGAGGAG AAGCAACCAGGATACCAGTTTTTGCATATTGAGCGGGTAACTGGATATGCGTGTTCTGGTTACATGTACAATATAACTTTTCGAGCTCAGAGTGCTGATGATCCTGATGGAAAAAGCTTCCAAGCCAAGGTTTACGCTGGAATAAATAAGGTGGAGGTTATTTTCTGCCGTCCAAAAGTTAAAACTTAG
- the LOC113688596 gene encoding uncharacterized protein isoform X6, producing the protein MVPGFQPQMTKSILCLESGKSSQVVWCLLFPCILLWSENRKGFAVKFLFIPGFLAMASSSDDECMTPEHLLDHPEMKGMIPEHPGIELEFLSHVRSQEICSQERSSSDKESLALESIGSSDKEGSGGSSQEGGSSNQEGSGSSSQEGEGSDSKLENVRKKRELEKLPEIAEEAVEEEEEYRKAKVWKEWWDRRKKEAKEFDLEDWKERNGDLSHKSREQIRGELQEYCKSVPSFPSNLGAIGGLDDVVKSFFVHDVDPKLWEKYVAECRESEVLLRTFSLGQSPLMWITLNCIKSSSSLLLGPWRRSNQDTSFCILSG; encoded by the exons ATG GTCCCAGGCTTTCAGCCACAAATGACGAAAAGCATT CTTTGTTTGGAAAGTGGAAAATCCTCGCAAGTGGTTTGGTGCCTTTTGTTCCCTTGCATCCTG ctttggtcCGAAAATAGAAAAGGTTTTGCAGTAAAATTTCTGTTCATTCCAG GTTTCCTTGCCATGGCTTCCAGCAGCGACGATGAATGCATGACCCCTGAGCATCTACTCGACCATCCTGAAATGAAAGGCATGATCCCTGAGCATCCTGGAATCGAGTTGGAGTTTCTCTCGCATGTCAGAAGCCAAGAGATCTGCTCCCAAGAGAGGAGCAGCAGCGACAAAGAGAGCCTCGCCTTGGAGAGCATCGGCAGCTCCGACAAGGAGGGCAGCGGCGGCAGCAGTCAAGAGGGCGGCAGCAGCAACCAAGAGGGAAGCGGCAGCAGCAGCCAAGAGGGCGAGGGCAGCGACAGCAAGTTGGAGAATGTCCGGAAGAAGCGAGAGTTAGAGAAGCTGCCTGAAATTGCTGAGGAGGCAgtggaggaggaagaggagtaTCGGAAGGCAAAAGTGTGGAAGGAATGGTGGGATCGTAGAAAGAAGGAAGCGAAGGAGTTTGACTTGGAGGACTGGAAGGAGAGGAATGGGGACCTCAGCCATAAATCAAGGGAGCAAATTCGGGGGGAACTTCAGGAGTATTGCAAGTCAGTGCCCTCTTTTCCATCTAACCTTGGTGCAATTGGTGGACTTGACGATGTTGTCAAGTCTTTCTTCGTCCACGATGTAGATCCCAAGTTATGGGAAAAATACGTGGCAGAGTGTCGAGAAAGTGAG GTCCTTCTCCGTACCTTCTCGTTAGGCCAATCACCTCTTATGTGGATTACCCTGAACTGCATCAAGAGCTCATCGAGTTTGCTACTAGGGCCCTGGAGGAG AAGCAACCAGGATACCAGTTTTTGCATATTGAGCGGGTAA
- the LOC113688340 gene encoding mannose-1-phosphate guanylyltransferase 1-like: MKALILVGGFGTRLRPLTLSVPKPLVDFANKPMILHQIEALKAIGVTEVVLAINYQPEVMLNFLKDFEAKLGIKITCSQETEPLGTAGPLALARDKLADGSGEPFFVLNSDVISEYPLKEMIEFHKSHGGEASIVVTKVDEPSKYGVVVLEESTGQVERFVEKPKLFVGNKINAGIYLLNPSVLDRIELRPTSIEKEVFPKIAAEKMLYAMVLPGFWMDIGQPRDYITGLRLYLDYLRKKDASKLASGTHIVGNVLVHESAKIGEGCLIGPDVAIGRGCVVEAGVRLSRCTVMHGVRIKKHACISSSIIGWHSTVGEWARVENMTILGEDVHVCDEIYSNGGVVLPHKEIKSSILKPEIVM, translated from the exons ATGAAGGCACTTATTCTTGTTGGAGGCTTTGGCACTCGTTTGAGGCCACTGACATTAAGTGTCCCTAAGCCACTAGTGGATTTTGCTAATAAACCAATGATCTTGCATCAG ATTGAGGCTCTTAAGGCTATCGGAGTGACTGAAGTGGTTCTTGCAATCAATTACCAGCCAGAA GTGATGCTGAATTTCCTGAAAGACTTCGAGGCAAAGCTTGGGATCAAGATCACATGCTCACAAGAGACTGAGCCACTTGGAACTGCAGGCCCCCTTGCTTTGGCTAGGGACAAGCTGGCAGATGGTTCTGGCGAGCCATTTTTTGTTCTGAACAGTGATGTTATCAGTGAATATCCACTCAAAGAGATGATTGAATTCCACAAATCGCATGGGGGTGAGGCTTCCATTGTGGTAACTAAG GTGGATGAACCTTCAAAATATGGGGTTGTTGTCTTGGAAGAATCGACTGGACAGGTGGAGAGGTTTGTGGAGAAGCCAAAACTATTTGTTGGCAACAAAATTAATGCTGGCATTTACCTTCTGAACCCTTCTGTTCTTGATCGAATTGAATTGAGGCCCACTTCAATTGAGAAAGAAGTGTTCCCAAAAATTGCAGCAGAGAAAATGCTTTATGCTATGGTTTTGCCTGGGTTCTGGATGGACATTGGACAGCCGAGGGATTACATCACTGGCCTGCGATTGTATCTGGATTACTTGAGGAAGAAAGATGCCTCAAAATTGGCTTCTGGAACTCATATTGTTGGAAATGTTCTTGTGCATGAGAGTGCCAAAATAGGAGAGGGTTGCTTGATTGGACCTGATGTTGCAATTGGCCGTGGATGTGTGGTTGAGGCAGGTGTTAGACTCTCACGCTGCACGGTAATGCATGGAGTTCGCATCAAGAAACATGCCTGCATCTCAAGCAGTATCATTGGCTGGCACTCGACAGTTGGGGAGTGGGCTCGTGTGGAGAACATGACCATTTTGGGAGAAGATGTTCATGTTTGTGATGAAATCTACAGCAACGGCGGTGTAGTTTTGCCCCACAAAGAGATTAAATCAAGCATCTTGAAGCCAGAGATTGTTATGTGA